One Dysidea avara chromosome 8, odDysAvar1.4, whole genome shotgun sequence genomic window, ACAATGAGGTCAGTGTCTTtaccaactagcacagtggtaCTGGTGGTAGCAGATTGAACATCCTTCTGAACAATCAAAAGATCAGCATCTCCTGGTGCATGGTAAGTTTTGTAGTTACTTTTGTACTCAGCATGAAAATAAATTGCTGCTCATTTGTTCAGTTGGACAAAAACTGGTCCTTCTTCATTTTGATGGTCATGTTAGCAGCAACTGTCACAGTTGCACCAGCCATTCCTTTTGACTGCCTCTGATGTGTCATATCTTTTATGTTCATATTTACATAGCTATCAAATACAACTATGGCATCCTTGTACTTTCTTGCTGCATATTCTGTGTACTGGTGGCAGATGTCTTCATAATAGAACTGCGCGACCATGCATGGTATGCATTGTAGAAGTGTTCCACCATCCAGGACATACTGAATGCCATCATCTGGGTGGAATATCTGCTAGGACACCACTTTCACAGATCTTCTATTGCATCAGCAAGTGCTGGCTAACTTCTACACAGCTCATGTTTGAAGGTTAACTCCAGATCATCTGATGATTACATGACAGTAGTAAGTCTCTGATCTGAAAGAGGAGCAGAGGATCAACCTGAATCCCTCCGAAGATGACCAAAGATGACCAAAAATCTCTCCTTAGATGAAAAAATTATAGACCTGCCATTGCTTGATGTGGTTGGCATTGGCTCCTTCCTCTTGGTTGGTGTCTTTTGCTATTTGGTGTGGGTTGAAGTATTTGCGGCAACATTGCTGATGTACTACTTCCCCAGGCATAGTACAAATGCTGTCATTCCTGGAAATACTGACCTGGTTGATGGTTGAACTATCCTTTGCTGTTCGAATAGAAGATGGGACACCTGTATCTGCAGAAGTCTTGTAGATGGTGCACAATACAGGTTGTGCATCCATTGCTGGAATAAGAATTGAGAATATTTGAGCGAGCTGGAATACGGAATGATCAGCTTACCTTTATCTAAAAGTCTCTGGTTCATTCCCAGGTTTCAGCACCTAATCAAGATAGACAAAGTTTGCCCTGACTTGTTCAGTTAGTTAGTAAGTATTCTTCTCATGCTATTACCAGCATTAAAAAGCCACTACAACTACTCTGCCTTATATACCATACAATGTTGGGCCCGATCATTCTCATTGGTAGATGTGATATTTTGCGCATCCACAACATAACCTTTCTCTGCTGGTTGAAAACTCTCAAGCTCACTATAGTACTCTGTAGCATGCAACAACATGCATAAAGGtattactacagtagttacagttgcaaaacatgtacacatacaaagAGTAAGCAAATCCAGGATATATTTAATTATACCTCATTAACACATTTTCCTAAGGTGATAATTTTAGTAACAAAAGATTTGTCTTTGCGAGAGCTTTTTAATGGTATAATAAGTTTTGATATAAGTAGTACCCTAGCTGAGATATGACTATAAACACTGTAAAAACATCAAACCGTTAAGGAGCAAAAAAAGTGGAGTTTTATTTTAATTGTTTTCTCACTATTACCCCAtgaggattccttaggacttttttctgtcattgaggacataataaggaaactaaatctgttgagtttgcttttgttgcaattagtgtgaGGTTGACCCAATATTCTTGGTAAAATGCCTGTACtattatgctatattacactgaattgaaagcgctgtaacttgagaacaagatgttgaaacaacttgcaactgccttcattaaattataaatttaattacctttcatatggtgcccagtataaggacaagagaccttttgttcaagctctgtgcttgataattgaactgctgtagttcatggttttttgttgagctatccacctgtgactttagcattaaataacttttgttatacccctttaataaagaaatgatacacatcaggatgatccttgtacatagtactacacaatcgtcagcatcgaaggtccaaaactttaacagaatccctgcaaatagaaattttagtgattttgtttactgcctaggtgggaaaactatttgttttttttatagattactaataggctattatgttccagctgtatgctttgtactgctatgatactaggcccagcagttaacttgatagaaacatgattgatttttaatagtaacaaatggttttcttgtcagggtgcaaataggggtgttcctgaggactttttacgtgtctccccttcttaaaacacttagtgcacgctccatataccctgtaaaaaaattggtgcttttatcaaaaagtgaacgattatgtcaattttaagggcttatgtactgcactaAGATGTtcatcatttcttcaataaACTTCATACGTGTATGCACGTAACCATACCTttgttgatctgccaatccatggtgtaCATTTTAAGATGCCAACTCTGTAGCATAATGCAAATGGAAGCCCGCCCCTTCacaaaactttggtgatccattcgtTGGACACTGTAGGTAATGCTGAGAATATAAAAAAAGTTCAGAAGTTGTGCAAGCTAGGCAgtttttttgctgagatggtcacggGCTATACATGACTGTATTAAATGCTCAACATCCCTTCTTAGGTGTATAGAAAAATGGCTCAAAATTAAGCAGAGTTGTCCAGAACATCCAACTGATCTAACCACCACTGATTCCTCTTAAATTATAATTAACACTATTATTTTGTCTTGTACAAGTTGTCTTGTCCGTTCATTTGTGTTACTCCATTATTTTCACATGCCACGAGTGTAATTGTATATATAAAAATACATTGATACTTGTAGAACTACTATTTAACATTAATATGTACATTCACTCCTATTTTTAATGCTGTTCTTTAAATAGTTCTTTTGTTGTGTAGTCTGGCTTGGGTAGAAACCAGATGTTGCCATACATTATACAATAAGTGATATACCAAGATAACACAGCTACAAGGAATCCAAGTATCTTTTCTGGCATAGTATGGAAATACAAGTTTGTTGCTAAAGTCATTATACAAGCCAGTATGATTATGAATGTTGCGTACCAACGTAACCAGTTTAAAACTGATGAAATCTTCTTGTAACGTCTTAACAAGATAGGACGATGGAGAATATTTTCAGCTTTATTCCAAGTTTGTGGTATAATTGGGATGCACTCTTCTGTAATTACAAATATGATGTAGCAAAGAAGAAATGTATGTCCTGAAATATCAAATCCATACCAAATTCCTTTATTGCTGTAACAAGGTGACTTGTGCACAAACCCAGCTTTGGAGCACGTGCCAACATTATCATCCAATATCACAAACGCTGTGGTGACTACAAACCAGATCACGTGCGATATTACAATTCTAATACAATTCTTCACAACTCCAGCTCGAGATCCCAATTCGTATACATAAGAGGTCAGAATCACTAAAGGAACTAGCAGTAACAGTGTCCAACCCCAGCTGAACTTCACAAAAGCTTTGTTGAGAAAGTTCTTCGGATTGTCGAAGTAGGCTGGAGGCGACAGTGACAGAGAACACAAGGTGCTACCAACTATTACAGTCACGAACAGAAACAAAATCTTGGTTTTAACGTTTGTATATAACACCAGGTTCTGACACGATTCCATCTTTCTGCCTCGCTTTTTTTGCTGAAGTTCTAATTAATGTCTTTTATGACTTACGTAAATTTCAGTAGTCTTCCGTACGGCTATTCTCACGAGATTTGTCTGATTGTGCCACGCTGAGGTGATGGCGGGAAGTGAAGAAGTTGTTCCTTTCGAGTATGTTCCAGAATTTGTCGTGCAGTCGCACATTAATGATGCATTTGTGTTTTCAAACTAGTTACGACTCAGTGAAGGAGGTAGCTGATTATTTGCTAACCATAACTGACGTTAGACCAAAGATCGGGATCATTTGCGGATCAGGTCTAGGTGATTTGGCTAACCAAGTAGAGAATGCAGTGGAATTTGAGTACTCTAAAATACCAAAATTTCCCGTTAGCACTGGTGAGTGGGTCACAGCACAATACATAGTTACCTTGGTTGAAGCTGgtacgtgtgtgtgcatgcatactgtGTATTCCAAGGCTGTTACAAGGCAGAGACACTATAGATCAGTGTAGTGTCTTATCGTTCACAAACAGCTACAACAACATCCTCTTGTTACCCAAACCAGTGGTCACTATGTGGTGCCACATGGCTTTCCTCTACAGAGGACACAACTATTGTGTTTGGTATAATTTGTGGGATAAGTGTTAATTCAAGTCTTTGTGCTTTAATGGTTTCTTCTCATACCCTTTGTCCACAAAAGCTAATGCCAAGAGTTAGTAATATCCTTTGTGTTAGCTCTTGAGTTTAAGAGGTACTAATTCTTTTTGTTGCCTTTTccaatacagtagtactatttGTTTGTGTCACTGTGTTTTGTGCAGTTGTCGGACATGCTGGCAAGTTGATATTTGGAACAATCTCGGGTAAATCAGTTGTGTGTATGAAGGGAAGATTCCATTACTATGAAGGATACTCACCACAAAAGGTACAAGAAAGAGCTTTAACTAGGTGGTCACATTTTTCTGATTTGACATTAGATTACGATGCCAGTGAGAGTAATGAAACTATTAGGAGTTGAGatattaatagtaacaaatgcTGCTGGTGGATTAAACCAGAACTACAAGACTGGGGACATCATGATTATTAATGATCACATCAGTATTGTTGGTATGAGTGGGATTCACCCACTGATTGGACCTAATGATGACAAGTAAGTGGTGTGTGtaagtgcgtgtgtgtgtgtgtacagtcaGCACTATAAATAATAAAAGGTTTTACCATTTTTGAGCCAGTCATTTTGTGTTGGTTATAAAGTGTATAACAAACTTACATCTTAAAAGAATTTTGGCTGCAAATACTAAAACTGGTGAGAAAATGGCCACCTGTTATTTTCAGTTGTAGTGATGTGTATACAACGAAAGTAGTCATTAGTTTTGCAGTTATGTTTATGGGATGGTTCCTGGAATATTCAAATTTCTATTGTGCTAGGAGTTATTACATACTTGCACACTCTGTATGCATACAAAGTGCCATTCTCAACTTCAACTGCAGCAATACAGGATATGGCTTATCACAGTGTGTTCATTCTAACCTGTTTTacctgttgttttttttacaggTTTGGTACCAGGTTTCCTTCTATCACATCAGCATACAATAAAGAGTTCCGTAAACTAGCAATGGATACATGTAAAGAACTTGACATGGAGGATTACACACAGACTGGAGTCTACTTGCACCTCAGTGGTCCCTCGTACGAGACAGCAGCTGAGTGTCGCATGTTACGCGCATGGGGTTCAGATGCTGTTGGAATGAGCACTGCACCAGAAGTGGTTGTTGCTGTACACTGTGGAATGAAAGTGCTAGGTCAGCAACTGTATAAATACCGGAATTCCTACTTAGCAGCGAGTTACTGTAATTATGTGTATGCAAATTTACAATGGATATTTTAAGAA contains:
- the LOC136263207 gene encoding acyl-coenzyme A diphosphatase FITM2-like translates to MESCQNLVLYTNVKTKILFLFVTVIVGSTLCSLSLSPPAYFDNPKNFLNKAFVKFSWGWTLLLLVPLVILTSYVYELGSRAGVVKNCIRIVISHVIWFVVTTAFVILDDNVGTCSKAGFVHKSPCYSNKGIWYGFDISGHTFLLCYIIFVITEECIPIIPQTWNKAENILHRPILLRRYKKISSVLNWLRWYATFIIILACIMTLATNLYFHTMPEKILGFLVAVLSWYITYCIMYGNIWFLPKPDYTTKELFKEQH
- the LOC136263204 gene encoding purine nucleoside phosphorylase-like, coding for MAGSEEVVPFDYDSVKEVADYLLTITDVRPKIGIICGSGLGDLANQVENAVEFEYSKIPKFPVSTVVGHAGKLIFGTISGKSVVCMKGRFHYYEGYSPQKITMPVRVMKLLGVEILIVTNAAGGLNQNYKTGDIMIINDHISIVGMSGIHPLIGPNDDKFGTRFPSITSAYNKEFRKLAMDTCKELDMEDYTQTGVYLHLSGPSYETAAECRMLRAWGSDAVGMSTAPEVVVAVHCGMKVLGLSLITNMVVMDIDTEDVEPNHEEVLETSKRRAQDMQQIVKKVITKMNIS